A region of Carassius auratus strain Wakin chromosome 23, ASM336829v1, whole genome shotgun sequence DNA encodes the following proteins:
- the rps12 gene encoding 40S ribosomal protein S12 produces MAEEGITAGGVMDVNTALPEVLKTALIHDGLARGIREAAKALDKRQAHLCVLAGNCDEPMYVKLVEALCAEHQINLIKVDDNKKLGEWVGLCKIDREGKPRKVVGCSCVVIKDYGKESQAKDVIEEYFKSKK; encoded by the exons ATGGCCGAGGAAGG CATCACTGCCGGAGGTGTGATGGATGTCAACACGGCTCTGCCTGAAGTGCTGAAGACCGCACTCATCCACGACGGTCTGGCCCGTGGTATCCGTGAGGCCGCCAAGGCCCTCGACAA GCGTCAGGCTCATCTTTGCGTCCTGGCAGGAAACTGTGACGAGCCCATGTACGTCAAGCTGGTGGAGGCTCTCTGTGCCGAGCATCAGATCAACCTCATCAAG GTTGATGACAATAAGAAGCTTGGTGAGTGGGTTGGTCTGTGCAAGATCGACAGAGAGGGCAAACCCCGCAAGGTGGTGGGCTGCAGCTGTGTAGTCATTAAG GACTATGGCAAAGAGTCCCAGGCTAAGGACGTCATTGAGGAGTACTTCAAATCTAAGAAATAA
- the LOC113041446 gene encoding SH3 domain-binding glutamic acid-rich-like protein 3: protein MSITVYYSSVSGSREVKQAQSEILQFLDAKKIKYFAVDIAESSDFKEEMRKKVGNPSAMPPQVFNGDKYCGDYQKFSDAMEDGKPEAFFKL, encoded by the exons ATGTCCATCACGGTGTATTACAGCAGTGTGAGTGGCTCTAGAGAG GTGAAGCAAGCTCAGTCTGAGATTCTGCAGTTCCTGGATGCCAAGAAGATCAAGTACTTTGCTGTGGACATTGCAGAAAGCAGTGACTTCAAGGAGGAGATGAGGAAGAAAGTGGGAAACCCCTCTGCGATGCCCCCTCAGGTCTTTAATGGAGACAAATACTGTGGG gACTATCAGAAGTTTTCTGATGCAATGGAGGATGGGAAACCAGAGGCATTCTTCAAACTCTGA